The DNA region AACGCGGTCGGTGTAGGAAGCCGCAATCGGATCGTGCGTGACCATGATGATGCTTTGGCCCATTTCCTGTGAGGAACGGCGCAACATGCCGAGCACCTCGGCGCCAACGCGTGAGTCCAGGTTGCCGGTGGGCTCATCAGCAAAAATCACCTCGGGCCGGGTCAGCAATGCTCGGGCGACGGCGACGCGCTGCTGCTGACCACCAGATAGCTGATACGGACGGTGCTTGAGCCGGTCAGTCAGGCCCAGCGTTGAGGTGATGAAGGTGAACCAATCCTTGTCTACGCTTCCGTTCGCCAGCGCGACCGGCAGGGTGATGTTCTGCTCAGCGGTCAGGGTAGGCACCAAATTAAAGGCCTGAAAAATGAAGCCGATTCGGTCCTGACGCAGGGCCGTTAGCTGGCCATCGTCAAGTTGAGTGATGTCGGTGCCGCCAAGGTGAATGCTGCCGCCGTCGACCGAATCCAATCCTGCGAGGCAATGCATCAGCGTGGACTTGCCGCTACCGGAGGGGCCCATGATTGCAGTGAACCGAGAGCGGTCAAAATCGATGTCTACATCTTTTAAGGCGACGACCGCAGTCTCACCTTTGCCGTAGTGTTTGCGCAGGCCGCGGGCGGAGACCGCCGTGCCTTGGTGAGTGTATTCGCGTTCAGTCAAAGTCGTCATACATCAAAACTACGGAGCGCCGAGCGCAAGCGAATCGGGCTACGGGGTGATTCAACGAGCGGGCCAGCGCCGACGACTCAGACCCTGGTATGACTAGTTTGGCGTGACGGCACCGGTTTCATAGGCAATGACCACAATCTGCACTCGGTCGCGTGCACCCAGTTTGCTGAGGATGTGCCCCACATGCGTTTTTACGGTCGCCTCAGAAAGGAATAGATTGCTGGCAATTTCCGGGTTGGAATAACCTTGCGCGATGAGCAGGAATAGCTCGTGTTCCCGTGCGGTCAAGCTCTGCACCGCTTGTTGATGCTCATCTTTGGCCTGGCCTGGCTCGGCGCAGAGAGCATTGGTGCAACATGGTCCAAAAGTCGGCGAGTAGTGGAGGGTGCAATAACTGCATCGCCGCGATAGACGGTGCGAATTGCGTCTAGCAGCTCTTCCGGCGGCGCATCTTTGAGTAGGAATCCGCTGGCGCCAGCCTGGATTGCGGCCAAAGCATATTCGTCTAAGTCAAAAGTGGTCAGCACCACTACCTTCAGGGCCGCTAACCGTGATCCAGGTGTTGCGGTGCGGACGCGTTCCATCAATCGCCGAGTAGTTTCGATGCCATCCATACCGGGCATCCGAACATTCATCAGCACGACGTCGGCCACGGTCGCGGAGAGCGCGGAGAGCGCCTCGCGGCCGTCTCCGGCTTGTATCACCACGTCGAGGTCCGATTGTGAGTTGATCAGCATCGTGAATCCAGAGCGGACCAATTGCTGGTCATCAACGAGGGCCACCTTGATGACTTCGGGCTCATCAGTCGAGGAGTCCAGGTTGCTTTGCTCTTGTGCGGAATCGCTCACGTTAGGCCTCTGTATAGGGAATGAATGCGTTGATGCAGAACCCGCCGCCGGGCTGTGCTTTGGCTTCTAGGCTTCCATCGTAAAGCTTGACCCGTTGGCTCATCCCGCGCAGGCCATTACAACCGCCAGCTGCAGGTGGGTCTGCGGCAGCGCCGCGACCGTCATCTTGCAATGTCACGGCTAATCCACGGGACTGCCAATCGAGACTGACTACGGTATGAACTTGCGGCCCAGCGTGTTTTAGCACGTGGGTAAGGCCCTCCTGGACCATCCGGTAGACCGTCAACTCAGCGCCGCCGGGCAACGCTCGCCGAGCCTGACCAGACGGAGTGAACTCGGCCGAAAGTCCAGCGGCTCGGAAGCCCAGAAGTAGCTCATCTAGATCGGTAAGGCTCGGCAACGGTCGGTAGGACGTCGTTTCGTCGCCGCGGAGCACGCCGAGCAGACGACGCATTTCACTGAGCGAGGTACGGCCAGTTTCGGCGATGGTTCGTAGCACTCGGGTTGCCGCCGTGGGGTCTTGCTCGGCCGCTTACCGCCCGCCGTCGGCCTGGGTAATAATCACCGACAGTGAGTGCGCCACAATATCGTGCATTTCGCGGGCAATATGGGCGCGCTCATCGCTCGCGGCAAGGTCTCGCTCTTGCTGTTGTTCAATTTCCAGCCGCCTAGCCCGGTTTTCTAAAGCTTGTTCACGGAGTCTGCGTGTTCTGGTCAAGTCACCGAGAGTCCAGCTGAACAAGACCCATGGAACCAAATCATGAGCACCAAGATCACTTGATAGGGCAAATTGGCAATGGTGAACGGGCTGCCGCTGGTGTCTCTGGCAGCGGCGTAGAAGCGGGTAATGAGCAGGATTGCGCCGAGCAACGCCAAGCCAAGACCGCCAAGACTGGCCCATCGCGGCGCATAGGCGGCCAACGAATAAACTACGAGGATCACCGCGACGTCTGCGAACAGTGGTGGGGCGCCAAGGGCTCACTGCGTTAGCGCGACGGCGGCGAGGATAATTCCAGCGGCCACTGGGCGGGTACGTCGCCAGGCCAGCGGAACAACCAAGAACGTTGAAACAATAAACGAGGGAATACTGTTGCCAAGTACGGAAAGCGCAGTAAATGCCCAAAGCACAATAATGCCGGCGAAATCCACCGCAAAGCGATGGCTCCGGAACCACTCGTAGATTTTGTGCATGACCATGGTTAACGACTTTACGGCGCAAGGTGCCGGCAAAGCATCCTGCCACGGTCTGAAACCTGGTTAGCTGCCTGAATAGTCGCGGCTTGGCGTGCTGGCGTCCTACCGAATAGCACAGTGTCCGAAAGGTGAGACGTTTTGACCAGCATGTGGATGCTTTGGTTAAGCTAGAGCGATGAGTATCGATTTGGCAGTGATCCCTGGCGACGGCATCGGTCCGGAAGTTGTCACTGAGGCCCTGAAAGTTCTTCAGGCAGTGGTGGTTCCTACTGGCGTTGAACTCAAGCAGACTGAATACGCGCTTGGTGCTCAGCACTGGCTTGAGACGGGGGAGACGCTTTCCGAGGAGACGTTAGCGTCGCTACGCCAGCACGATGTGATTCTGTTTGGTGCGGTTGGCGGAGCGCCTGGCGATACCAGAATTCCATCAGGACTCATTGAGCGCGAGATGCTGCTTAAGATTCGCTTTTCCTTAGATCACTACGTCAACTTGCGGCCATTTAAGCTTTATCCAGGTGTGCCAAGTCCGCTGGCTACGCCCGGAAAGATCGACTTTGTGGTGGTGAGGGAAGGTACCGAGGGGCCGTACGTCGGTAACGGTGGTTCGCTGCGCAAGGGCACCGACCAAGAAGTTGCCAATGAGCTTTCGGTCAATACCGCCTTTGGTGTACAACGAGTGGTCCGGGACGCTTTTCGCCGGGCCAGCAAGACCGAGCGTAAAAAACTCACCTATGTGCATAAACACAACGTTCTGGTGCATGCCGGACATTTGTGGAAGCGGACGGTCGAATCGATTGCCACTGATTTTCCGGAAGTTTCGGTGGATTACCTGCACGTAGACGCCGCCACCATTTTCTTTGTGACTGATCCCTCGCGTTTCGATGTGATTGTTACCGACAATCTCTTTGGCGATATTTTGACGGATCTCTCCGCAGCAATTACTGGCGGCATTGGTCTGGCAGCCTCGGGCAATATCAATATGGATCGAACTGCCCCTTCGATGTTTGAACCGGTACACGGATCCGCGCCGGATATTGCTGGCCAGCAAAAGGAGGATCCGACGGCGGCAATTCTGTCCGCTGCCATGCTGCTTGATCACTTGGAATTTCCGGAACTGTCAGCGAAGATCTATGCGGCGGTCGAGGCCGACGTCGCCACCCGAGCAGAGCTGGGCAGCAGGACTACTGCGGCGATTAGCGATGCGATCGTCGCCAGATTGGGCTGAAGCCCGAATCGGAATATCGATAGGTCCAATGTCGCCATTTTTGCTGCACTTTTGGGCCAACTTGCGGAGTACAGTTAATCCTTGATAACCCGATACAAGCCATCGTGAAGCATCGCAATGCGACATCCCGTGGAGGAATCATGACTCAAACAGCGACCGAATTAGCCTTCGCTCAGCAGCTCTCGGAGAACCCGAAGTCTGCTCAGGAACGGGAAACTATTCTTGCTAAACCCGGATTCGGAGACTACTTCACCGACAATACCGCCGTCGTCGATTACACCGCGACCGCGCCGGGTGAGGGATCCTGGCATAACGCTCGGATTGAGCCCTATGGCCCGATCTCGCTAGACCCGGCCGCATCCGTGCTGCACTATGGCCAAGAAATTTTCGAAGGGCTTAAGGCGTACCGACACGCTGACGGTTCGGTTTGGACCTTCCGCCCGGAGCGCAACGCTGCGCGACTGAATACTTCTGCGCAGCGCTTGGCGTTGCCGCAGCTGCCTGAGCAGGTCTTCCTCGACGCGATTGCTGGCGTCGTGCAGGCAGATCAGGAATGGGTGCCGTCAGGTGATGGTGAAAGCCTCTACCTGCGTCCCTTCATGATTGCCACCGAAGCTTTTTTGGGCGTGCGAGCTGCTCGCGAAGTTTCCTTCCGGGTCATCGCTTCGCCTGCTGGTAACTACTTCGGCGGCGAGCTGAAGCCGGTGTCGATCTGGATTTCACGTAACTACGCTCGCGCTGGCCGCGGCGGCACTGGCGCTGCCAAATGCGGCGGCAATTACGCAGCTTCACTTTTACCGCAACTTGAGGCTCAAGCGCACGGCTGCCAGCAGGTGCTGTTCCTTGATCAGGAGAATAGCAACGCCGTCGAGGAATTGGGTGGCATGAATGTGTTCTTTGTGATGAAGGACGGTTCGCTGGTTACTCCGGCTCTTTCCGGCAGCATTTTGGAAGGTGTTACGCGGTCTTCGGTGTTGCAGTTGGGTCGCGACCGTGGCTTGGACGTTCAGGAGCGCACCATCACGCTGGATGAATGGCGCGAGGGCGTCAATTCTGGCGAGATCGCTGAAGTCTTTGCCTGTGGCACAGCAGCTGTTATCACGCCGATCGGCCGTCTGCTGGACGAGAACGAAGAAATCGGTTCTGCGGACGCGAAGGCGGGCGAGGTGACTTTGAGCATCCGTGCGGAACTTCTTGGCATTCAGACCGGTGCTGTTGAGGACAAGCACGGCTGGTTGCGCCGCTTGGTCTAGGTCGTTGACCGCACCCCTCCAGAACCGCACCACCCCATTTCAGATAGCAAGACGACTCTGCGTTAGCAAGAAGCCCAGCTTCCTTGCTAACGCAGAGTCGTCTTGCTATCTGAAACCGTGAAATAGTTGGCTCATGCGTATAGCCCGTTTTGTTTTGGATGCTGATCCCATGTACGGCGTAGTTGATGCCGCCGGTGAAACTGTGACCGTGATCAAGGGAGATCCCTTCTTCAACGGCGTAGAGCCAACAGGGGAGACCCACCCGTTAGAGGATGTCCGGTTGTTGGCACCCATCATTCCGCGCTCCAAAGTTGTTGGCATTGGTCGGAATTATGCTGAGCATGCCAAGGAATTGGGCAACGAAGTACCGGCCAGCCCACTCATGTTCCTCAAGCCAAATACCTCGGTGATTGGGCACAACGATCCGATTGCGCTGCCGGAATTCTCCGAAGAGGTCTCCTACGAGGCTGAGCTCTGCATCGTGATTGGCCGCATTTGCAAGGACGTGCCTGAGGACCGCGTGGACGAAGTGATCTTTGGCTACACCTGTGGCAATGACTTGACTGCGCGCGATGCGCAACGCAAGGACAACCAGTGGGCCCGAGCAAAGGGCTTTGATGGATCTGCTCCGCTAGGGCCGTGGATTGAAACCGAGCTCGACGTCGAAGACTTGGCTGTACAAGGCAGGCTCAACGGCAAAGTGGTCCAAGACGGTCGCACCGACCAGATGATTTGGGGCGTCAAGGCGCTGGTTTCGTATGTCTCGCAGGCATTCACGTTGTTGCCGGGCGACGTCATCATGACCGGTACGCCGGCCGGCGTCGGCCTAGTCACTGAAGGTGACCGCTTCGAAGTTGAAATTGAGGGGATCGGTACGTTGTCCAATCTCATCGTCCGCCGATAATACCCAGACTAAAGCTGAGAGCATCATGACTATTCCCCTTATTGACGCGGCGACTCCGGTCCGCGTCCGTTTTTGCCCGTCACCTACTGGAACCCCGCACGTCGGCCTGATTCGCACGGCGTTGTTCAACTGGGCTTATGCTCGGCATACCGGTGGCAAGCTGGTTTTCCGCGTGGAAGATACTGATGCTGCACGCGATAGCGAAGAGAGTTACCAGCAACTGCTCGATGCGCTGAACTGGATGGGCATTGACTGGGATGAGGGCGTAGAGGTAGGCGGCCCGCACGAACCGTACCGTCAATCGCAGCGGAGCGAAATTTACCAGGATGTCATCGCGAAATTGCGTGACGGTGGATTCGTTTACGAATCATATTCGACACCGGATGAGATTGAGGCGCGACACAAAGCTGCCGGGCGTGACCCAAAGTTGGGCTACGACGGCTTTGATCGAGATCTTTCGGCAGAACAGATTGCTGCGTTCAAAGCAGAAGGCCGTGAAGCTGCCTTGCGGCTGCGGATGCCCGATGAAGACATCACTTTCACCGACCTGGTCCGCGGCGAAATCACCTTCAAGGCTGGCTCAGTGCCGGACTTCGCCGTAGTGCGGCCAAACGGTGCGCCGCTGTACACGCTGACGAACCCGGTAGACGACGCATTGATGGGCATTACCCACGTTTTGCGTGGCGAGGACATCTTATCCTCCACACCGCGGCAAATAGCCCTGTACCGGGCGCTACACGCCGTGGGCGTGGCTGACTATCTGCCGGAATTCGGCCACCTGCCCTATGTCATGGGCCAGGGCAACAAGAAGCTGTCCAAACGCGATCCGGAATCTAGCTTGTTCCTGTTGCTCGAATGGGGCTTTATCAAAGAGGGTTTGCTGAATTACTTGGCGCTGCTGGGCTGGTCGCTTAGCGCGGATGAAGACATTTTCACGGTTGAGGAACTAGTCAAGGCCTTTGACGTGCACGACGTGTTGGGCAACCCGGCTCGCTTTGACGTAAAGAAGGCTGAGTCAATCAACGGAACCCATGTGCGGTTGCTTGCGCCAGAGGATTTCCGAGGCCGACTTGTGCCGTACTTGCAGGCCGCTGAGTTGGTTAGTGCGGAGCTCACCGAACGGCAGTCTGCCGTTTTGACCGAAGTTGCGCCGCTGGTCCAGGAACGGATACAGCTGTTGGCTGAAGCGCCGGCGATCTTGCGTTTCCTTTTCGTTGCGGACGACGACGTCGAACCCGCCGAAGATGCGCTGAAGGGACTGCCCGAGAATTTGGTTGAGGTGCTGGATGCGGCGATTACCGCCGTCGAGCCGTTGACTGAGTGGAACGCTGAGACCATTCAGGACGCGCTGCGTACTGCCTTGATTGATGATCTGGGCCTCAAACCACGATTGGCCTTTGGGTCGGTGCGTACCGCGATGTCTGGCCGACGGATTTCGCCGCCGCTGTTTGAATCGATGGTGATCTTGGGCAAGGAATCTTCGCTGGCTCGGTTACGCAGATTCCGAGACCGATGACATTTGGTGCGCCCATTCGGGCAGTACTTTTTGATATTGATGACACGCTAGTTGACTGGCGTTCAGCCACGGAGCTGGCAGTGCAAGCGATTAGCTCGGAGTTTGTTCCCGACCTTTCAGCTGAGGACTGGGGAAGATTCAACGTGATTTTCCGAGTTGATTCGGCCGGGTTCTACCAGGCGTATCTTGACGGCAAATTGGGTTTCGTTGAGCAGCGAATCGCTCGGGTTCAATTGGCCTTTGCTGAAGTTGGCGGACGGCTGCCAGACGAAGTGGCGGAGCAATGGAATTCTGCCTATGGAGGCGGAGATTAATAGCCGATGGGCACCGTACGCTGATGTTTTGCCGCTACTAGATGCCTTGGATACTTTAGGGATTCCGTACGGCGCTGTGAGCAATAATGTAGCCGATTATCAGCGTCGGAAATTGGACCTGGCTGGCTTGCAACGAATTTCCGTTTTGGTTGGCACCGACACGGTGGGCGTGCCCAAGCCGGACCCAGCGATTTTCCACGAGGGTGCCCGGCAACTTGGATTAGAGCCTGCCTTCACTTTGTATGTGGGGGACAACCTGGTGATTGACGCCTTAGGTGCTGCGTCGGCAGGCTTGCCGTCGGTGTGGCTCAATCGGGATGGCGGCATTGATGAGCAGCGGGATGGACCGCAGATGACGAGTCTCGATGAGCTGCTTGGGCTTTTAGGCGAGTAACTTATTCGCTGCCATTTCCGCTTAATAACTACAGATCTCTTGAATTAGAGATTGAGAATGGCTATTTTAAATGATATTTCCACTAAACAGTGGACTTATGGGAGGAAAAGCCATGAAAAAGGTATTTGCTACTTTAGCTGTTGTCGCGGCGGTGGCTGGACTGTCGGTAGTGACAGCCAGTAGCGCTCAGGCCAAAGCGGACTTTAGCTGTGTGAACTCGGGTGCATCGGGTCAGGGCTGGTCGTACGAAATCATCCGCTGCCGATAATTTACCCAAGGGAGGCTTCGCCGGTTTGCTCCGACGGAGCCTCTTTTGTGGGTTGGAATTTGGTTTCTGACGATCTGACTGGGTTGTTTCTGATTTGCTGCGAACACTTCACAACAGATAGCGGCGCGGTTGTGACTGGAAGGGCTGCTGAGGCTGTTATCCAGTAGCCGAGATGCGCTATGTGTTGTGGCGTGTTCGGCCACAACGCGACAGATGATTTCTAGGAGATTTTTCCTCGCCTTCGCATGACGATGGAGAGGATGCA from Renibacterium salmoninarum ATCC 33209 includes:
- a CDS encoding ABC transporter ATP-binding protein, with protein sequence MTTLTEREYTHQGTAVSARGLRKHYGKGETAVVALKDVDIDFDRSRFTAIMGPSGSGKSTLMHCLAGLDSVDGGSIHLGGTDITQLDDGQLTALRQDRIGFIFQAFNLVPTLTAEQNITLPVALANGSVDKDWFTFITSTLGLTDRLKHRPYQLSGGQQQRVAVARALLTRPEVIFADEPTGNLDSRVGAEVLGMLRRSSQEMGQSIIMVTHDPIAASYTDRVVLLSDGELAGELSNPTPGTVLAALATFGA
- a CDS encoding sensor histidine kinase, translating into MLRTIAETGRTSLSEMRRLLGVLRGDETTSYRPLPSLTDLDELLLGFRAAGLSAEFTPSGQARRALPGGAELTVYRMVQEGLTHVLKHAGPQVHTVVSLDWQSRGLAVTLQDDGRGAAADPPAAGGCNGLRGMSQRVKLYDGSLEAKAQPGGGFCINAFIPYTEA
- a CDS encoding histidine kinase, which translates into the protein MTRTRRLREQALENRARRLEIEQQQERDLAASDERAHIAREMHDIVAHSLSVIITQADGGR
- a CDS encoding 3-isopropylmalate dehydrogenase; this encodes MSIDLAVIPGDGIGPEVVTEALKVLQAVVVPTGVELKQTEYALGAQHWLETGETLSEETLASLRQHDVILFGAVGGAPGDTRIPSGLIEREMLLKIRFSLDHYVNLRPFKLYPGVPSPLATPGKIDFVVVREGTEGPYVGNGGSLRKGTDQEVANELSVNTAFGVQRVVRDAFRRASKTERKKLTYVHKHNVLVHAGHLWKRTVESIATDFPEVSVDYLHVDAATIFFVTDPSRFDVIVTDNLFGDILTDLSAAITGGIGLAASGNINMDRTAPSMFEPVHGSAPDIAGQQKEDPTAAILSAAMLLDHLEFPELSAKIYAAVEADVATRAELGSRTTAAISDAIVARLG
- a CDS encoding branched-chain amino acid aminotransferase, with protein sequence MTQTATELAFAQQLSENPKSAQERETILAKPGFGDYFTDNTAVVDYTATAPGEGSWHNARIEPYGPISLDPAASVLHYGQEIFEGLKAYRHADGSVWTFRPERNAARLNTSAQRLALPQLPEQVFLDAIAGVVQADQEWVPSGDGESLYLRPFMIATEAFLGVRAAREVSFRVIASPAGNYFGGELKPVSIWISRNYARAGRGGTGAAKCGGNYAASLLPQLEAQAHGCQQVLFLDQENSNAVEELGGMNVFFVMKDGSLVTPALSGSILEGVTRSSVLQLGRDRGLDVQERTITLDEWREGVNSGEIAEVFACGTAAVITPIGRLLDENEEIGSADAKAGEVTLSIRAELLGIQTGAVEDKHGWLRRLV
- a CDS encoding fumarylacetoacetate hydrolase family protein — translated: MRIARFVLDADPMYGVVDAAGETVTVIKGDPFFNGVEPTGETHPLEDVRLLAPIIPRSKVVGIGRNYAEHAKELGNEVPASPLMFLKPNTSVIGHNDPIALPEFSEEVSYEAELCIVIGRICKDVPEDRVDEVIFGYTCGNDLTARDAQRKDNQWARAKGFDGSAPLGPWIETELDVEDLAVQGRLNGKVVQDGRTDQMIWGVKALVSYVSQAFTLLPGDVIMTGTPAGVGLVTEGDRFEVEIEGIGTLSNLIVRR
- the gltX gene encoding glutamate--tRNA ligase, translated to MTIPLIDAATPVRVRFCPSPTGTPHVGLIRTALFNWAYARHTGGKLVFRVEDTDAARDSEESYQQLLDALNWMGIDWDEGVEVGGPHEPYRQSQRSEIYQDVIAKLRDGGFVYESYSTPDEIEARHKAAGRDPKLGYDGFDRDLSAEQIAAFKAEGREAALRLRMPDEDITFTDLVRGEITFKAGSVPDFAVVRPNGAPLYTLTNPVDDALMGITHVLRGEDILSSTPRQIALYRALHAVGVADYLPEFGHLPYVMGQGNKKLSKRDPESSLFLLLEWGFIKEGLLNYLALLGWSLSADEDIFTVEELVKAFDVHDVLGNPARFDVKKAESINGTHVRLLAPEDFRGRLVPYLQAAELVSAELTERQSAVLTEVAPLVQERIQLLAEAPAILRFLFVADDDVEPAEDALKGLPENLVEVLDAAITAVEPLTEWNAETIQDALRTALIDDLGLKPRLAFGSVRTAMSGRRISPPLFESMVILGKESSLARLRRFRDR
- a CDS encoding HAD family hydrolase; this translates as MEAEINSRWAPYADVLPLLDALDTLGIPYGAVSNNVADYQRRKLDLAGLQRISVLVGTDTVGVPKPDPAIFHEGARQLGLEPAFTLYVGDNLVIDALGAASAGLPSVWLNRDGGIDEQRDGPQMTSLDELLGLLGE